The DNA region TCACGGGCCGTCGTGGTGGTCGTCGTGAGGTCCTGGCGGAAGGTCGTGAAGCCGGTCGCGGTGACGGTCGCCAGCTCGCCGTCGTCGAGGTGGGCGACGGTGGTGGTGTGGCGTACGACCGCGGCCAGATCGGACGCGACGTACATCTCCCCGTCGCCGACACCCACGATCAGCGGCGAGCCGTTGCGAGCCACGACCATGCGGTCGGGGAAGTCGGCGTGCACGACGGCCAGCCCCCAGGTGCCCTCCACCTGGGAGAGCGCGTCGACGACCTTCGCCTCCAGATTGTCTGCAGTCGACAATCCGATGAGGTGCGCGAAGACCTCGGTGTCGGTGTCGCTGACCAGCTCGACGCCCGCCTCGGTGAGGCGCTCCCGCAACGAGGCGGCGTTGTCGACAATCCCGTTGTGGACAACCGCCACCCGCCCGTCGGCGGAGACGTGCGGGTGAGCGTTGGTGTCGTTGGCGGGGCCATGGGTGGCCCACCGGGTGTGCCCGATCCCGACCTTGCCGGCGAACCGCTTCGGGAGGGCATCGACCAGGTCGCGTACGCGCCCGGCCTTCTTCACCACCTGCAGCCTGCTGCCCAGCACCGCGACGCCCGCCGAGTCATACCCGCGGTGCTCGAGCCGGGCCAACCCCTCGGTGAGCAGGCCGGCAGCCTGCTGGGGTCCGATGTAGCCGACGATTCCGCACATGTGTCCTTGTCCGTCCTATCCGTAGATGAGCCGTCGCAGCTGCCGCTCGGTCAGCCGCGGCGCGGCAACGACCCGCGCCCGCAGCTCCTCGGCCAGCTGCGCGAAGATCGCGTCGTTCTTCGCGCCGTAGGTCTTCAGCTGCGCATGCCGGCGGCGTACGTACGTCTCGACCGGTTCGTCGAAGTACGCCACCACGTCCTCGACCACCCGCGCCGCCTCCGCGGACGAGAGCCCGGTGGTCGCGACCAGGTGGTCGATCAGGGGTTCCTCGGCACTCACCCCACCAACTGTGGGGCACACCCGAGACAACGAGCAAGTTTCTGCCCGATTTCGGGCAGAAACAGGCGATTGGTCATCAGGTGGGGCGGCGGTCGCTCAGATCGCCCATTCCGATGCCCCCAGGTGGAGCGGGCCACACCATCTGGCGGACTACTTGGACATCGGGGTGGAGGTGCGGTACCTTAGGTGAACACAAGGTGAACAGGAGGTGTCTGATGAACGGAAATAAAGTGACTGGCAAGCTCGAGCTTCGCTGGCTCCCTGTCGTCGACCGCCGCGGCCGCAAGCACATGGAGGCCCGCTGGGTCGAAGTCAGTGCACCCGCGACCACCCGTCACGCTGCCTGACAACCGCACAACGCTTCCGAGGCCCGCTCCCGACAGGGGAGCGGGCCTCGTGCGTTTAGGGATAGCGTTGTCACTGCAACCAATCTTCCGCCGCCGTCAGAAACACGCACGAGAGCGGGAACATTGGGCGAGATTCCCCCGTTATGATGCTTGCAGTTTCAACCAATTCTTCCAGGAGCACATCCGCCATGGGCATTTTCAGCAAGAAGGACACGGCCCCCGCCGCGACCGAGTTCGACACCCCGACCGCCGCCATCGAGGACATCTCGGGTGACTACACCCTCGACGTCGCCCACACCCGCCTGGGCTTCTCGGCCCGCCACGCGATGGTGACCACCGTCCGCGGCTCCTTCAAGGAGTTCGAGGGCACCGCGACGATCGACACCGCCGAGCCGGCCAAGTCCAAGGTCTCGCTCACGATCAAGGCCGACTCCGTCGACACCGGCAACGCCGACCGCGACGCTCACCTGCTCTCGGGCGACTTCTTCGAGAACGAGGCCCACCCCAACATCACCTTCGAGTCGACCGAGGTCGAGTTCGACGGCGAGACCTGGAACATCACCGGCGACCTGACCATCAAGGGCACCACCAAGTCGGTCACCGTCCCGTTCGAGCAGACCGGCTCCGCCAAGGACCCGTTCGGCAACACCCGCGTCGGCTTCGAGGGTGCCGTGGCGATCAACCGCACCGACTGGGGCCTCTCCTTCAACGCCGCTCTCGAGACCGGCGGCGTGCTCGTCTCCGAGAAGATCAAGCTCGAGTTCGACATCTCCGCGATCAAGACGGAGGCCTGAGGAGACACCGACCACCGTCGGTGAAACCACAGCGGGGCCACCGGGAAACCTCCCGGTGGCCCCGACGCGTCTCCCGGCGTCAACTGACGCGCTCAGTACCCGTTCGGGACGTTGTAGTGCTTCTCCACCCCGACCCGAGCCGTGCCGACGGCATCGACGGACGAGGAGTCGCCCGTGACTCCCCCGGCGAAACCCAGCTGATCCGTGCCGAGACCGACGTCGCGGCCGGTGCCGAGCGGCGAGGCGGGTCCCTCGTCGTGGTGGACGACACCACCCCCGGCCTGGTCGACAGGAGACTCGAGGTGCGCGCGGCCACTGGCCACGACCGTCGTCCCGTCCGTCGTCACCGTCACCGCTGCGTCGTTCCCGGATTGCGCTCCCGAGACCGTAACCGGGCCGACCGGCCCTCGATCCGGAGCCTTGATCGGCTTCGACGCGGCCACCGATGCGGCCCGGCCGTCAGCGTGTTCTACGGACTGCGAGTCGGCGCAGGCGACCCCGGCGCCGGCGGCCACGAGGCCACCGGCCACGA from Nocardioides luteus includes:
- a CDS encoding YceI family protein, with amino-acid sequence MGIFSKKDTAPAATEFDTPTAAIEDISGDYTLDVAHTRLGFSARHAMVTTVRGSFKEFEGTATIDTAEPAKSKVSLTIKADSVDTGNADRDAHLLSGDFFENEAHPNITFESTEVEFDGETWNITGDLTIKGTTKSVTVPFEQTGSAKDPFGNTRVGFEGAVAINRTDWGLSFNAALETGGVLVSEKIKLEFDISAIKTEA